The sequence GTATTCATCTTTTGTGGAGCATTAGTATGAAAGTGCCCGTTACTAGACCACAGCCTTGTAGAAAATATATACAAATTGCCTATTACCCACAGCCTTGTAGAAAATatccgtatagcgcgaaattttcgaggggcttaattttcgtggatttcgtgggttagcaatcctacatgaaaattaagtccacgaaaatcgttctttacttgctataacgtgcaagatttaaaggcgtggcttccggtaagcagtcattccgcgaacattgtgcaacgaaatggcttttagaggccaatccatgaaatataagtgcctcgaaaatttcacacTATACGGTAATATATACTAAGTGCAGGGCTGCATTGTGGGGGGtaattcgcccccccccccccccctctacaTTTTTCATTTTCCCAATTCGACCCCtctgatccaaaatcctggatgcagccctgctAAGTGTCTACGAAATTGTATAAACCAGCTTAAATTGCACACCTGAAAAATGCATATTGTTACGTGTGTGTTGTTGTTCTCCCCTACAGCAGCAGCAAGGTGGTGAGGGTGAAGGAGAAGAGGGAGGAGAACCACGAGAGCCACGGAGAAGGAACTACCGACCCAGGCGCACCAATGATGATGTAAGTATGactcataaataattatagtcgttAATTTTGTTGAGCATTGATGAAATCGCCCCCATTACTACTGCAGCCTTGTAGATGATACTTTAGGTATTGAACTTAaattctacatgtagtacaggTTTTCAATTTTAAGTGTGTGTTCCTCACTGCAGCAACAAGGTGGTGAGGTCGTAGGTGAGGGTGAGGAAGGAGGGGAATTCCCCAGACGCAGGAACAACAGAGGACGGTTCCGCACCAGAGTGTTCCGACCTAGACCccagggagagggagagggagaagGAGAGGAGGGAACTGAACAAGTGAGAGCATTGTTTGTGTATATGCAGAGTGTCTAACCTGCTTGATTACTATCCAGTTACATGtttaatattcgtacagcttaAAATATTGTTGTAGAACTCATTGCCATTGCTCCAAATTAATATCTGaaaagttggcatctctgtggctctactaaatctgtgtctctattcaagtcaactcACATTGTGCTTAAAACGCTCTAAAATAATCTGTACTTTTTTCTTTTGTGCCTGTAATTTTATATACAATGTTTAGGTAGTACCTTCTTTACTCGTGTCCTCCCACTGTAGGTCCGCCCCCCACGTCGTCGTCGTCCACGCCCTCCCAGATGTCCCCGTCATAGCCAGGGCGAGGAAGGAGGCAGCGAAGGACAAGAAGTAGTGCAACAAGTACAGCAAGTACCACAGGAAACTCCCAACCAGCCGCCCCCGGAGGAGAGCACTGAGCAGAAAGACTGAGCACTGGCTTACTAAAGCGTGTATTATGCTGCACTGTAAAAAGCTGTATTTATCGATTGTCTTTCTAAATTATACCAGATGTTTCTACAACTTTACCTCTACGGACGATTTAGTATACATCACGATCATGTCATACCACCAGTTTCTGTTGTCATCTGTACTATATTTGCTCACCTCTCTGTTGGAGGCATGATTATCATTTTGTAATGCTGATAATATCCACCATGAACTTAAATTAATCAAACCTCGAGACTAAGTCGCTATACCGTGGATATCACCTCGATTCAAAGCCGCTATGAGGAAGGGGTCTGAACTCGAGGCTAAATGAACGTTTGCACTTctaagggggtggggctgataATAACTAGAAGATTTATGGAAAACAAAAAAGCTAATAGCTAAACTCACAGTCAGTGGCATGCAGGGCCCACCATACTAGCtagcatgcaataattattataggcctAAAGTTTACAGTTTTTGGTCTTGGAGTCCCATTCTCCTGCATGTACTCTCACAGACGTGGGTCGAGAAGAACTGTTGAATCCCCCCATAACCAGCATCAGTGTGTCCATACACACCAGCAGGTCCACAAGAATGAATAGCTGGGTCAGTGAGAGTTATGCAGCTGCCTTGTACCGCACCTTCCAGATCACATACAACCAGAGTCTTTCCGGACTTTACCCAAGTGAAATGACTGTACGCTTGTAGAACATCGTTATGAGGTGAGCTTATAACAACGCCACAGTTGGTGCTGAATTTCTCTATTTTGCCCGAAATCGGTACCTCCCACAAGTAGAACTCGTTTCCACTGTGCTGAACCACATCAACAGGTGAAAAGACCACTTCTGTTGTTGCTGGACCTTTGGTTTTGTCCCAGTTGAACTCTTGAGCGTAGACACCTGCTACAGTTTGCACTTCGAGTTTCTTCAGGTAGCTTTCCAAAGAGTTGAATTCGGGTGCAACACGCTTATGCTTCTTGAGGATAATCTTCCTCTTATTCCTGACATCATAGCCATAATAGACGTGGGACTCAGTGCCTTCGGTGAAAGGATTTGGAGCAACTTTGAAGCATACGTCAACCTGGGGGGGTTCAATCAATAAGCCTTTCTCCTGTAGATCAGTAAATCCTTTGTTTGGGACTGGGGCGGTTTTTTTCCCGTACAGCTCAATGATGGTTGTTGAAGACCAGTTAGGCTCATTCGAATCAAAAGTACATTCGCGAACAGCAGCTTGTTTTGCAGCCTCAGTTCCCATAATGCTGTCGCATACAGTCCTACAAAGAAACTAGAGTATATGTGAATTATTAACATTATATAATACTTACCTATGAACAGCTTGACTGACTTCGTCTGGCTGTACTGCATCAAATTGCCGAATAAGCAATCGCTTGTCACTCTGTTCTCGCAATGAGTCATTGAAGACTTTGATCATTTGATCAGTGAGCTGTTTGTTGATGTAGCCAAACCAGTACTGAAGATCGAGCTTGACCACCTCTGCCATCATTGAGTAGTGTGATATCCCAGCAGGATCTCCAGCTGGATAGTTATCATCAGTGCCAGAAGGGTAATATTGAGAACCATGGCAAGGTGCATCAGCAATGTGAATCAATACCTGCAGTACACAAGAGTTATTGTAGGAAGCCGGTTGCCACAAAATCAGACAAATATTTACCTTGCTACAGTCACTTCTCCAAGACAATTTTGTGAATGTAGCCTTCAGAGCACCCATAATGTCTTCTGGAGTGTCACCACCTCCATCAGCATGAATGGCACTCACAAAGGACTTGAAGCTACTCTTTGAACTAGGAGTTTGAGAATATAATGTAAGAATACAATTAAATCCACATTTTTACGTTGTGAAATTCAACCAAGTTGTTCTGGTACTCTCAGGCTGATCATAGTCAGTGTAGCGAACAAAGGAGAAGCGAAGATCACACCCCTTGTACTCTTCAACCAGTTGATCTCTCAGTTGCTGAACGCTGTTCTTTACGGCTTCAATGTGACCTCCCATTGATCCCGTGCAATCCACCATAAAACACAAATCCacctaataataatattattaacaTAATCTATATACTacacaggggcgtagccaggattttgaaAAAAGGGGTGCTATCATAGGCGCCTGATTTTTAGCcgcgcagcgccgaaatttagtttaccagaagccacacctcttattaatgacGTTATAATTAACTTATCTGCCAAGTGGGGCGTGGCTGAACTTTTTATTTGCGCTTGCATAGAGAAGCTGGCCGGCCACGATCACAAAGAGAACTAGTTCATAGATTtaagccagaatagctcacagtttagagactgaatcgttttccttgctatactagctagctaacagcctaactgcagcaagatctggaagagaaggggtgctcagctggataatcagatctatgatttgtatacttgactcaggctggttgggggtgctcgagcacccctagCCCTAGCACccccccctggctacgcccctgctacATGCACATTCGGCCACACTCAGATTGTTACAACTACAACTGGTACTGATCGCGAAACACGTTTCTGAGCAAACCGCAAACCTTTGGATTGGTGATGTCGAGCACAAATCCCATTTTGATCAAGATGAGGCTGCTCTTTGCCTTAATGGAGCAGTCCTTCAGTGTCAGTTGCCTCCCATGTCTCACAGCGTCCACCGGTCGTCCTTGAAACGAGAAGGTATAATCACTTATACTGCATCCAATCTCAGCTTCAACAAAAGTAGTAAGTGAGGCGATGGTATATTGCTGCAAAAAAATTAACGGTGGTGTAGAATAAGAAGAAAAACGCTTAAATAACCTAATAGGTATAGCTATGTGCAtacagaattgacatgcacaCCTCTGGCTCAGATGAAGGAACAGTTATTGTGTGCTGCCTTCCGTTCATGTCCTGGATGTACAACTCAAAAGGTGACATCACAATCAACAAGACTGAAGAGTTATTGCAAAGATCAGCTTCAACTATTGTTTTGTTATCCTCCAATTTCACCCTACATTGTCAAAATATAAATACCAAGTGATGGActgcaataattttatatacagAGAGCAAAAAAGCCATTGAATACCTTTCTCGTCCAGATTGTACGACCAAACGCTGAA comes from Halichondria panicea chromosome 3, odHalPani1.1, whole genome shotgun sequence and encodes:
- the LOC135333185 gene encoding alpha-protein kinase vwkA-like, whose amino-acid sequence is MSSWTINAKTLTGKVITVEVPNPESSTVLGLKKLIGQKDASLPHYLQRLVVQSGRERVKLEDNKTIVEADLCNNSSVLLIVMSPFELYIQDMNGRQHTITVPSSEPEQYTIASLTTFVEAEIGCSISDYTFSFQGRPVDAVRHGRQLTLKDCSIKAKSSLILIKMGFVLDITNPKVDLCFMVDCTGSMGGHIEAVKNSVQQLRDQLVEEYKGCDLRFSFVRYTDYDQPESTRTTWLNFTTSKSSFKSFVSAIHADGGGDTPEDIMGALKATFTKLSWRSDCSKVLIHIADAPCHGSQYYPSGTDDNYPAGDPAGISHYSMMAEVVKLDLQYWFGYINKQLTDQMIKVFNDSLREQSDKRLLIRQFDAVQPDEVSQAVHRTVCDSIMGTEAAKQAAVRECTFDSNEPNWSSTTIIELYGKKTAPVPNKGFTDLQEKGLLIEPPQVDVCFKVAPNPFTEGTESHVYYGYDVRNKRKIILKKHKRVAPEFNSLESYLKKLEVQTVAGVYAQEFNWDKTKGPATTEVVFSPVDVVQHSGNEFYLWEVPISGKIEKFSTNCGVVISSPHNDVLQAYSHFTWVKSGKTLVVCDLEGAVQGSCITLTDPAIHSCGPAGVYGHTDAGYGGIQQFFSTHVCESTCRRMGLQDQKL